The following are encoded together in the Aerococcus mictus genome:
- a CDS encoding AI-2E family transporter, translated as MSQNKQNTEIKNKDKKQNKQGFSWLKMPDIVSRVLDNRYVSLLVILILFALFILLLTQIAFVFTPIIEFIQTIILPIIFAGVFYYLSSPLINFLRKRGLNSYWIAGIVLLVLVLIILWLISFIPNLIDEAKHLIGNWSNIWAQYQSEIENIIFGRWFERSQETLAEYLNNFNLNQFNFNWRELMNTTLSSIGSVFGVITRVIIALVTAPIILFYLIADGEKFRDNFASFIPVKIRNKTMRLLADMNQQISAYVRGQIFVAIAVAVMFAIGYAIIGLNYGTILAVVAGALNVIPYVGSFFGILPSLIVGLVQDPFMVIKVLIVFAIEQTIESRIISPLILGSNLNIHPITIMLLLIAGGDLFGVVGIIIIIPVYAVLKVIFTYIFEWYREVSGLYEEDLIQERELKEPLVDQDHK; from the coding sequence ATGTCTCAAAACAAGCAGAATACAGAAATAAAAAATAAGGATAAAAAGCAAAATAAGCAAGGCTTTTCCTGGCTAAAAATGCCCGATATCGTTAGTCGTGTCCTAGACAATCGTTATGTATCGCTATTAGTCATTTTAATCTTATTCGCTTTATTTATCCTATTATTAACCCAAATCGCTTTTGTTTTTACCCCAATTATTGAATTTATCCAAACAATAATCTTACCCATTATTTTTGCTGGGGTCTTTTACTACTTGTCTTCACCCCTAATTAATTTTCTAAGGAAAAGGGGCTTGAATTCTTATTGGATAGCTGGAATTGTGCTCCTGGTACTGGTTTTAATCATTCTATGGTTAATTTCATTCATTCCTAATTTAATTGATGAAGCCAAACATTTAATCGGCAATTGGTCAAATATTTGGGCCCAGTACCAGTCAGAAATTGAAAATATTATCTTTGGTCGCTGGTTCGAGAGAAGTCAGGAGACTTTAGCAGAATACTTAAATAATTTTAATTTAAATCAATTTAACTTTAATTGGCGCGAGCTCATGAATACAACCTTGTCCAGTATTGGTTCTGTTTTCGGTGTGATTACCCGGGTGATTATTGCCTTAGTGACAGCACCTATTATCTTGTTTTATTTGATTGCTGATGGTGAGAAATTTAGGGATAATTTTGCTTCCTTTATTCCAGTGAAGATTCGTAATAAGACCATGCGGCTATTGGCGGATATGAACCAGCAAATTTCAGCCTATGTCAGAGGGCAAATCTTTGTAGCAATCGCGGTAGCAGTGATGTTTGCCATAGGTTATGCCATTATCGGCTTAAATTACGGGACCATCTTAGCGGTTGTTGCAGGGGCCTTGAATGTTATCCCCTATGTAGGGTCTTTCTTTGGAATCTTGCCGTCTTTAATTGTTGGTTTAGTTCAAGATCCTTTTATGGTTATCAAGGTACTTATCGTATTTGCTATTGAACAAACCATCGAAAGTCGGATTATTTCCCCACTCATTTTAGGCAGTAATTTGAATATTCACCCCATTACCATTATGCTTCTACTAATTGCTGGTGGAGACCTCTTTGGAGTGGTGGGAATTATCATTATTATTCCGGTTTATGCCGTTTTAAAGGTGATTTTCACCTATATCTTTGAATGGTATCGGGAAGTTTCGGGCCTCTATGAAGAAGATTTAATCCAAGAACGGGAATTAAAGGAACCCCTAGTCGACCAAGACCATAAATAA
- a CDS encoding Mur ligase family protein: protein MTLRSQVAKHSARLVQILLKKLTKGGSSLPGKIAKKLDPAILAELGKNYRVVIITGTNGKSVTTALTVNILRQKFDEVLTNDTGSNLEQGIISTFLNANSKGQGDKIAVLEVDEASVRHITEYIKPELILVTNLFRDQLDRFGEIYTTFDYILEGAHKSPKSLLLMNGDAPIFASRDFHHNVAYFGFSNSDKTTDKMAHYNTDGVLCPRCEHILHYHMITYSNLGDYFCPNCQFHRPSLTYSVDQVDKLTPETSTFTIEGQSFTIPVAGIYNIYNALAAYSIARYLGLSQTAIHEGLQGAKRMFGRQEALTIHGKDTRINLIKNPVGFNQIVSLLELDQEEFSLLVLLNDNPADGQDISWIWDAMFENIAQLPNIKATAVGGIRVKDLKVRMQVAGFDEDRLEELSNSQGALQWIASVPSQKVYVLATYTAMLDFRRELADQHLVKERMKS, encoded by the coding sequence ATGACATTGCGTTCACAAGTTGCCAAGCATAGCGCCCGCTTGGTGCAAATTTTACTCAAGAAATTAACCAAAGGCGGATCCAGTTTGCCAGGGAAAATTGCTAAAAAATTGGATCCGGCTATTTTAGCTGAACTGGGCAAAAATTACCGGGTAGTTATCATTACCGGAACCAATGGTAAATCAGTTACCACGGCTCTTACCGTTAATATTTTGCGGCAAAAGTTTGATGAAGTATTAACCAATGATACCGGCTCAAACCTAGAACAAGGGATTATATCCACTTTCTTGAATGCTAATTCCAAAGGACAGGGGGATAAAATAGCTGTCCTTGAGGTTGATGAGGCTAGCGTTCGCCACATTACCGAATACATTAAACCGGAATTGATCTTAGTAACTAATCTATTTAGAGATCAGTTGGACCGCTTTGGGGAGATTTATACGACCTTCGATTACATTTTAGAGGGGGCTCATAAGAGTCCCAAAAGTTTGCTCTTGATGAATGGTGACGCGCCAATTTTTGCGTCACGGGATTTTCATCATAATGTGGCTTACTTTGGTTTTAGTAATTCGGATAAAACGACTGATAAGATGGCCCATTATAATACCGACGGGGTCCTATGTCCCCGCTGCGAGCATATCCTTCACTATCATATGATTACTTATAGTAATTTAGGGGATTATTTCTGTCCTAATTGTCAGTTTCACCGGCCAAGCTTAACTTATTCAGTGGACCAGGTGGATAAGTTAACTCCAGAAACTTCGACATTTACTATTGAGGGTCAATCCTTTACCATCCCAGTCGCGGGAATTTATAATATATATAATGCCCTAGCGGCTTATTCAATTGCTCGTTATTTAGGGCTAAGTCAAACAGCTATTCATGAGGGCTTGCAGGGAGCCAAGCGGATGTTTGGTCGTCAAGAAGCCTTGACCATTCATGGCAAGGACACCCGTATTAATCTCATTAAGAATCCGGTTGGTTTTAACCAAATCGTTTCTTTATTGGAGTTAGACCAAGAAGAGTTTTCTCTACTAGTTCTCCTCAATGATAATCCTGCTGATGGTCAGGATATTTCCTGGATTTGGGACGCCATGTTTGAAAATATCGCCCAATTACCTAACATTAAAGCTACGGCGGTAGGGGGCATACGGGTAAAAGACCTTAAAGTTCGGATGCAAGTGGCCGGTTTTGATGAGGACCGCTTAGAAGAACTTTCTAATTCACAGGGAGCCCTACAATGGATTGCATCTGTCCCCAGCCAAAAAGTCTATGTCTTAGCCACCTATACTGCCATGCTCGATTTTAGACGAGAATTAGCTGACCAACATCTTGTGAAGGAGCGGATGAAATCATGA
- a CDS encoding type 1 glutamine amidotransferase yields the protein MIFRIGHLYGNLMNTYGDNGNLLMLQYLAKEKGLQVEKEIISIDDTLDGDRYDFIFFGGGQDYEQSVVSRDLQNKKAALLDYIEANKVLLGICGGYQLLGNYYQTTNGEEYPGIGAIDFYTKSYPERLIGTTKMHCDRFDEDYVGYENHAGRTYLASGVEPLGRMIEGYGNNDEDQVEGVIYKNSFGSYFHGPLLVNNPHLAERLIDLAIDQKAH from the coding sequence ATGATCTTTAGAATTGGCCATCTCTATGGCAATTTAATGAATACCTATGGCGATAATGGAAACCTGCTTATGCTCCAGTACCTTGCCAAGGAAAAGGGACTTCAGGTAGAAAAAGAGATTATTTCTATTGATGACACCTTAGACGGTGACCGCTATGATTTTATCTTCTTTGGCGGCGGACAAGACTATGAGCAATCGGTAGTGAGCCGTGACTTGCAAAATAAGAAAGCTGCCTTGCTTGATTATATCGAAGCCAATAAGGTGCTGTTAGGAATTTGTGGGGGCTACCAACTTTTGGGGAATTATTATCAGACCACTAATGGGGAAGAGTACCCTGGTATTGGGGCCATTGATTTCTATACTAAGAGCTATCCAGAACGACTGATTGGAACCACAAAAATGCATTGTGACCGTTTTGATGAGGACTATGTAGGCTATGAAAACCATGCCGGTCGGACCTATCTCGCTTCTGGTGTAGAGCCTTTGGGGCGGATGATTGAAGGCTATGGGAATAATGATGAAGATCAGGTAGAAGGGGTTATTTATAAGAATAGCTTTGGCTCTTATTTTCACGGCCCTCTATTAGTTAATAATCCCCATTTGGCTGAAAGATTGATTGATCTGGCTATCGATCAAAAAGCCCATTAG
- a CDS encoding thymidine kinase: protein MAQLFYRYGAMNSGKSFEILKVAHNYEEQGKPVKVMTSAIDDRSGTIGVISSRIGEDREAYSIDPDTDIFSYIESENEKEKIYCVLVDEAQFLSKQNIFDLAKVVDQLNIPVMAFGLKNDFQNELFEGSHYLLILADKIEEVKTICWFCAKKATMNLRIHNGKPVYTGEQIQIGGNESYYPVCRKHYNHPPLEDGKIAVHRASLCQ, encoded by the coding sequence ATGGCACAGTTATTTTATCGATACGGGGCAATGAATAGTGGAAAATCTTTTGAAATCTTAAAAGTTGCCCATAATTATGAAGAGCAAGGTAAACCTGTCAAAGTAATGACTAGTGCGATCGATGACCGGTCAGGGACCATCGGCGTTATTTCGAGTCGTATAGGAGAAGATCGTGAGGCCTATAGTATCGATCCTGATACTGATATTTTTTCCTATATTGAATCTGAAAATGAAAAGGAAAAAATCTACTGTGTCTTAGTTGATGAAGCACAATTTTTAAGTAAGCAGAATATTTTTGATTTGGCTAAAGTGGTCGACCAGTTAAACATACCAGTGATGGCATTTGGCCTAAAAAATGATTTTCAAAATGAACTTTTTGAAGGCTCCCACTATTTGTTAATTTTGGCTGATAAAATCGAAGAAGTAAAAACAATTTGTTGGTTCTGTGCTAAAAAAGCAACAATGAACTTACGAATTCATAATGGCAAACCGGTATATACTGGTGAACAAATTCAAATTGGTGGTAATGAATCTTATTATCCAGTATGTCGTAAACATTATAACCACCCCCCATTAGAAGATGGGAAAATCGCAGTTCACCGTGCATCATTATGCCAATAA
- the prfA gene encoding peptide chain release factor 1, whose protein sequence is MLEEQLDTFIARYQELAELLSDPDVINDHKRFRDLAKEEADLRPKVDTFKHYKEVVSGIEDTEELIKETSEEDMLELAKNELDQLKAERDDLEEEIKVLMLPSDPNDDKNIIMEIRGAAGGDEAQLFAADLFEMYSRYAESQGWHVEVADASSNDLGGYKEIILQISGDKVYSKLKYESGAHRVQRVPKTESQGRVHTSTATVGVMPELEDLDFEIDEKDIRTDIYRASGAGGQHVNKTSSAVRMTHIPTGIQVAMQDQRSQQQNREKAMLILRSRVYDYYQSQEQDEYDEKRKNLVGTGDRSERIRTYNYPQNRVTDHRINLTLQKLDRIMGGELDEIIDALILADQAQKLEELNETTI, encoded by the coding sequence ATGTTAGAAGAGCAATTAGATACTTTTATCGCTCGTTATCAAGAGCTTGCTGAGCTTTTAAGTGATCCAGATGTGATTAATGACCATAAACGCTTCCGAGACCTAGCTAAGGAAGAAGCTGATCTACGTCCTAAAGTAGATACTTTTAAGCACTATAAGGAAGTTGTTTCAGGCATCGAAGACACTGAAGAGCTGATTAAAGAGACATCTGAAGAGGACATGTTAGAGCTGGCTAAGAATGAACTCGATCAATTAAAAGCTGAGCGTGACGATTTAGAAGAAGAAATTAAGGTTTTAATGTTGCCTAGTGATCCTAATGATGACAAGAACATTATTATGGAAATCCGTGGGGCAGCTGGTGGGGATGAGGCCCAATTATTCGCAGCTGACCTCTTTGAAATGTATTCGCGCTATGCAGAATCCCAAGGCTGGCATGTTGAAGTTGCTGACGCCTCATCTAATGACTTAGGGGGCTATAAAGAAATTATTCTTCAAATTTCAGGGGACAAAGTCTATTCAAAATTAAAATATGAAAGTGGTGCTCACCGGGTGCAACGGGTGCCTAAAACCGAATCCCAAGGTCGTGTCCATACTTCAACAGCTACGGTTGGTGTTATGCCAGAATTGGAAGATTTAGACTTTGAAATTGATGAGAAGGACATTAGAACCGATATTTATCGCGCTTCCGGTGCTGGTGGACAACACGTTAACAAGACTAGTTCAGCGGTACGGATGACCCATATTCCGACCGGTATTCAAGTAGCTATGCAGGACCAACGTTCCCAACAACAAAACCGGGAAAAAGCTATGCTTATCTTGCGGTCACGGGTTTATGACTACTATCAATCACAAGAACAAGATGAATACGACGAAAAAAGAAAGAACTTAGTAGGAACAGGGGACCGGTCTGAGAGAATCCGAACCTATAATTACCCACAAAACCGGGTAACTGACCACCGTATTAACCTAACTTTACAAAAATTAGATCGCATTATGGGCGGAGAATTAGATGAAATAATCGATGCCCTGATTCTTGCTGATCAAGCGCAAAAATTAGAGGAACTCAATGAAACTACCATCTAA
- the prmC gene encoding peptide chain release factor N(5)-glutamine methyltransferase — protein MKLPSNQLRFIEAQQWASSFLESNSKDPAIAYHLLLGMMDWDVTTWYRKQQDQMDLVIMKDYQEMVKKIVDEDMPYQYLLGEAWFYGYRFRVNEATLIPRFDTERLIDCVHSLRETRQLVKQADVLDLGTGSGAIAVTLAKEFPDLNLTAVDISSDALAVAKENAHFHQVTIEWIQGNMLNAVPQRKFDLIISNPPYISENEIDEMGADVLKYEPKLALFAKDDGYYYYKQFARHIQSFMKADGILLMECGSHQAAKIISLFKKSNPKAEVKSIKDYNGIDRIIYVQWKKDK, from the coding sequence ATGAAACTACCATCTAATCAGCTACGATTTATAGAAGCTCAGCAATGGGCTTCTTCTTTTTTGGAATCAAACAGTAAGGACCCAGCAATTGCCTATCACCTTTTATTAGGCATGATGGATTGGGATGTAACGACTTGGTATCGTAAGCAACAAGATCAAATGGATCTAGTGATCATGAAAGACTACCAGGAAATGGTGAAAAAAATAGTCGATGAGGATATGCCTTACCAGTATTTACTAGGGGAGGCATGGTTTTATGGCTACCGCTTTCGAGTGAATGAGGCTACTTTGATTCCTCGTTTTGATACGGAGCGCTTGATTGATTGCGTTCACTCCTTAAGAGAAACACGCCAATTGGTCAAACAAGCTGATGTCTTAGATTTAGGAACAGGGTCAGGGGCAATTGCAGTAACTTTAGCTAAAGAATTTCCTGATTTGAATTTGACGGCTGTTGATATCTCTTCAGATGCCCTAGCAGTTGCTAAGGAGAATGCCCATTTTCACCAAGTTACTATTGAGTGGATCCAGGGGAATATGTTAAACGCTGTTCCTCAGCGAAAATTTGATCTGATTATTTCTAATCCGCCCTATATCAGTGAAAATGAAATTGATGAAATGGGGGCGGACGTCTTAAAGTATGAGCCGAAGCTAGCTCTCTTTGCCAAAGACGATGGTTATTATTACTATAAGCAATTCGCCCGCCACATCCAGTCCTTTATGAAGGCTGACGGGATCCTATTAATGGAATGTGGAAGTCACCAAGCCGCTAAGATTATCAGTCTCTTTAAAAAGTCAAATCCTAAGGCTGAAGTGAAATCGATTAAAGATTATAATGGTATTGATCGAATAATCTATGTGCAATGGAAGAAGGATAAATAA